From Symphalangus syndactylus isolate Jambi chromosome X, NHGRI_mSymSyn1-v2.1_pri, whole genome shotgun sequence, the proteins below share one genomic window:
- the LAMP2 gene encoding lysosome-associated membrane glycoprotein 2 isoform X1: MVCFRLFPVPGSGLVLVCLVLGAVQSYALELNLTDSEKATCLYAKWQMNFTVRYETTNKTYKTVTISDRGTVTYNGSICGDDQNGPKIAVQFGPGFSWTANFTKAASTYSIDSISFSYNTGDNTTFPDAEDKGILTADELLAIKIPLNDLFRCNSLSTLEKNDVVQHYWDVLVQAFVQNGTVSTNEFLCDKDKTSTVAPTVHTTVPSPTTAPIPKEKPEAGTYSVNNGNDTCLLATMGLQLNITQDKVASVININPNTTHSTGSCRSHTALLRLHSSTIKYLDFVFAVKNENRFYLKEVNISMYLVNGSVFSIANNNLSYWDAPLGSSYMCNKEQTVSVSGAFQINTFDLRVQPFNVTQGKYSTAEECSADSDLNFLIPVAVGVALGFLIIVVFISYMIGRRKSRTGYQSV; the protein is encoded by the exons gagctgtgcAGTCTTATGCATTGGAACTTAATTTGACAGATTCAGAAAAAGCCACTTGCCTTTATGCAAAATGGCAGATGAATTTCACAGTACGCTATGAAACTACAAATAAAACttat aaaacTGTAACCATTTCAGACCGTGGCACTGTGACATATAATGGAAGCATTTGTGGGGATGATCAGAATGGTCCCAAAATAGCAGTGCAGTTTGGACCTGGCTTTTCCTGGACTGCGAATTTTACCAAGGCGGCATCTACTTATTCAATTGACAGCATCTCATTTTCCTACAACACTGGTGATAACACAACATTTCCTGATGCTGAAGATAAAG GAATTCTTACTGCTGATGAACTTTTGGCCATCAAAATTCCATTGAATGACCTTTTTAGATGCAATAGTTTATCAACTTTGGAAAAGAATGATGTCGTCCAACACTATTGGGATGTTCTTGTACAAGCTTTTGTCCAAAATGGCACAGTGAGCACAAATG AGTTCCTGTGTGATAAAGACAAAACTTCAACAGTGGCACCCACCGTACACACCACTGTGCCATCTCCTACTACAGCACCTATTCCAAAGGAAAAACCAGAAGCTGGAACCTATTCAGTGAATAATGGCAATGATACTTGTCTGCTGGCTACCATGGGGCTGCAGCTGAACATCACTCAGGATAAG GTTGCTTCAGTTATTAACATCAACCCCAATACAACTCACTCCACAGGCAGCTgccgttctcacactgctctaCTTAGACTCCATAGCAGCACCATTAAGTATCTTGACTTTGTCTTTGCTGTG aaaaatgaaaaccgATTTTATCTGAAGGAAGTGAACATCAGCATGTATTTGGTTAATGGCTCTG tttTCAGCATTGCAAATaacaatctcagctactgggatgCCCCCCTGGGAAGTTCTTATATGTGCAACAAAGAGCAGACTGTTTCAGTGTCTGGAGCATTTCAGATAAATACCTTTGATCTAAGGGTTCAGCCTTTCAACGTGACACAAGGAAAGTATTCCACAG CTGAAGAATGTTCTGCTGACTCTGACCTCAACTTTCTTATTCCTGTTGCAGTGGGTGTGGCCTTGGGCTTCCTTATAATTGTTGTCTTTATCTCTTATATGATTGGAAGAAGGAAAAGTCGTACTGGTTATCAGTCTGTGTAA
- the LAMP2 gene encoding lysosome-associated membrane glycoprotein 2 isoform X3, giving the protein MVCFRLFPVPGSGLVLVCLVLGAVQSYALELNLTDSEKATCLYAKWQMNFTVRYETTNKTYKTVTISDRGTVTYNGSICGDDQNGPKIAVQFGPGFSWTANFTKAASTYSIDSISFSYNTGDNTTFPDAEDKGILTADELLAIKIPLNDLFRCNSLSTLEKNDVVQHYWDVLVQAFVQNGTVSTNEFLCDKDKTSTVAPTVHTTVPSPTTAPIPKEKPEAGTYSVNNGNDTCLLATMGLQLNITQDKVASVININPNTTHSTGSCRSHTALLRLHSSTIKYLDFVFAVKNENRFYLKEVNISMYLVNGSVFSIANNNLSYWDAPLGSSYMCNKEQTVSVSGAFQINTFDLRVQPFNVTQGKYSTAQDCSADDDNFLVPIAVGAALAGVLILVLLAYFIGLKRHHAGYEQF; this is encoded by the exons gagctgtgcAGTCTTATGCATTGGAACTTAATTTGACAGATTCAGAAAAAGCCACTTGCCTTTATGCAAAATGGCAGATGAATTTCACAGTACGCTATGAAACTACAAATAAAACttat aaaacTGTAACCATTTCAGACCGTGGCACTGTGACATATAATGGAAGCATTTGTGGGGATGATCAGAATGGTCCCAAAATAGCAGTGCAGTTTGGACCTGGCTTTTCCTGGACTGCGAATTTTACCAAGGCGGCATCTACTTATTCAATTGACAGCATCTCATTTTCCTACAACACTGGTGATAACACAACATTTCCTGATGCTGAAGATAAAG GAATTCTTACTGCTGATGAACTTTTGGCCATCAAAATTCCATTGAATGACCTTTTTAGATGCAATAGTTTATCAACTTTGGAAAAGAATGATGTCGTCCAACACTATTGGGATGTTCTTGTACAAGCTTTTGTCCAAAATGGCACAGTGAGCACAAATG AGTTCCTGTGTGATAAAGACAAAACTTCAACAGTGGCACCCACCGTACACACCACTGTGCCATCTCCTACTACAGCACCTATTCCAAAGGAAAAACCAGAAGCTGGAACCTATTCAGTGAATAATGGCAATGATACTTGTCTGCTGGCTACCATGGGGCTGCAGCTGAACATCACTCAGGATAAG GTTGCTTCAGTTATTAACATCAACCCCAATACAACTCACTCCACAGGCAGCTgccgttctcacactgctctaCTTAGACTCCATAGCAGCACCATTAAGTATCTTGACTTTGTCTTTGCTGTG aaaaatgaaaaccgATTTTATCTGAAGGAAGTGAACATCAGCATGTATTTGGTTAATGGCTCTG tttTCAGCATTGCAAATaacaatctcagctactgggatgCCCCCCTGGGAAGTTCTTATATGTGCAACAAAGAGCAGACTGTTTCAGTGTCTGGAGCATTTCAGATAAATACCTTTGATCTAAGGGTTCAGCCTTTCAACGTGACACAAGGAAAGTATTCCACAG CTCAAGACTGCAGTGCAGATGACGACAACTTCCTTGTGCCCATAGCGGTGGGAGCAGCCTTGGCAGGAGTACTTATTCTAGTGTTGCTGGCTTATTTTATTGGTCTCAAGCGCCATCATGCTGGATATGAGCAATTTTAG
- the LAMP2 gene encoding lysosome-associated membrane glycoprotein 2 isoform X2 → MVCFRLFPVPGSGLVLVCLVLGAVQSYALELNLTDSEKATCLYAKWQMNFTVRYETTNKTYKTVTISDRGTVTYNGSICGDDQNGPKIAVQFGPGFSWTANFTKAASTYSIDSISFSYNTGDNTTFPDAEDKGILTADELLAIKIPLNDLFRCNSLSTLEKNDVVQHYWDVLVQAFVQNGTVSTNEFLCDKDKTSTVAPTVHTTVPSPTTAPIPKEKPEAGTYSVNNGNDTCLLATMGLQLNITQDKVASVININPNTTHSTGSCRSHTALLRLHSSTIKYLDFVFAVKNENRFYLKEVNISMYLVNGSVFSIANNNLSYWDAPLGSSYMCNKEQTVSVSGAFQINTFDLRVQPFNVTQGKYSTAQECSLDDDTILIPIIVGAGLSGLIIVIVIAYVIGRRKSYAGYQTL, encoded by the exons gagctgtgcAGTCTTATGCATTGGAACTTAATTTGACAGATTCAGAAAAAGCCACTTGCCTTTATGCAAAATGGCAGATGAATTTCACAGTACGCTATGAAACTACAAATAAAACttat aaaacTGTAACCATTTCAGACCGTGGCACTGTGACATATAATGGAAGCATTTGTGGGGATGATCAGAATGGTCCCAAAATAGCAGTGCAGTTTGGACCTGGCTTTTCCTGGACTGCGAATTTTACCAAGGCGGCATCTACTTATTCAATTGACAGCATCTCATTTTCCTACAACACTGGTGATAACACAACATTTCCTGATGCTGAAGATAAAG GAATTCTTACTGCTGATGAACTTTTGGCCATCAAAATTCCATTGAATGACCTTTTTAGATGCAATAGTTTATCAACTTTGGAAAAGAATGATGTCGTCCAACACTATTGGGATGTTCTTGTACAAGCTTTTGTCCAAAATGGCACAGTGAGCACAAATG AGTTCCTGTGTGATAAAGACAAAACTTCAACAGTGGCACCCACCGTACACACCACTGTGCCATCTCCTACTACAGCACCTATTCCAAAGGAAAAACCAGAAGCTGGAACCTATTCAGTGAATAATGGCAATGATACTTGTCTGCTGGCTACCATGGGGCTGCAGCTGAACATCACTCAGGATAAG GTTGCTTCAGTTATTAACATCAACCCCAATACAACTCACTCCACAGGCAGCTgccgttctcacactgctctaCTTAGACTCCATAGCAGCACCATTAAGTATCTTGACTTTGTCTTTGCTGTG aaaaatgaaaaccgATTTTATCTGAAGGAAGTGAACATCAGCATGTATTTGGTTAATGGCTCTG tttTCAGCATTGCAAATaacaatctcagctactgggatgCCCCCCTGGGAAGTTCTTATATGTGCAACAAAGAGCAGACTGTTTCAGTGTCTGGAGCATTTCAGATAAATACCTTTGATCTAAGGGTTCAGCCTTTCAACGTGACACAAGGAAAGTATTCCACAG CCCAAGAGTGTTCGCTGGATGATGACACCATTCTAATCCCAATTATAGTTGGTGCTGGTCTTTCAGGCTTGATTATCGTTATAGTGATTGCTTACGTAATTGGCAGAAGAAAAAGTTATGCTGGATATCAGACTCTGTAA